The following DNA comes from Acipenser ruthenus chromosome 47, fAciRut3.2 maternal haplotype, whole genome shotgun sequence.
taaatgtcctcTAGGAATTCTGGTTGTGCAACAGATTCGTGCTTACGTTTTTGCAGCCAAATAACAGAAAGGGTGCAACCCAGTACTGCTAGAAACGTGTGTTGTAAACAGGCAGGATTGTGGTTGTGTTACCGAATGACGCTCCAGTAATTTATGTCACTGCAGTAAGACCTTGTCCTGTCTCACAAAGGAAATGCGCGGCATGTTTTTCACGTAGCATATTGCAGACATCTGTGGTGGTTTATTAAAAGTAGGTGGTTCTTCAGCAACCATAAACAGATTTTATAAGCAATTTAAAGGAAATATAAAATGCATCTCCAGTAAGAATCTCTGTGGAAGGCCCGTATATTGTTGCCTGGTGCAAACATTAACATGTGTTGATATACATAAAGTATAAagttattaatgtgttgatatACATAAAGTATAAAGTTAATAACTTGGCAGCATCTCCTACATGCAAGTCAGCTCTAAATTGCATATTTAAAGATATGAAATTGAAAACTCAAATTGTAATTGTAAGGATTTTATTGAATTATGTTATTGACTTTAGTTGTGCGTggaaaattgtattttgtaataaggatttttttttttttgctttaggcTGTGTGCAAACCCTGCTTTTACACGTCCTCTCTTTACAAAACCTCAGACGGGTTTAATTGCATTTCTTGCTGGTTGATCAACTGGTAGTCTGGTGCGCAGCCTTCCCTCCCCCACTTTGCAGTGAGACAGAGGCTTGGGTTTGTTGTAGATCTGGAGACTTGCTGAATGGCTTGTGAGGGAGGGGGACCAGATGCTCCTTTTAAACCGTCGTCTTTCTCCCcaggggtgtgggttggggtcgTAATCTGGAACAAACGGCTAGCTGTGAGAGCAACAGGCCATACGGATCGCCTTCAGTGCAGGGCTGAATACTGATTGAGTTTCTGTTTACAATCTTTGATTTACAAACTTTTTAGATGGAGTCAACCCCTTTTATCCTTTCACTCTCCTAACAGCTTGGTAGTGATGGACAGTCCTGACTAGCAACTCTTGCTGAGAGAATGTGCTGTGATGGCCCTGCACACAGTAGACCATTGATATCACGATGTTTAGCTTAGGGGGTCCTGCTTTTGTTCATTGAATTGAGCTTCCGTCCAGAAGTAATTGAGCTCCATGTAAAGAATAGCTTTGTCGGTAGGCGATTCAATGCATAGCTTTATAGCCTCTAAGGTTTTGGAAGTATAAAATGGCAACGCACAGCATTTGGTCAGTTTAATAACCTACAAACCGGCTGTTTTATTTGCACAATTTGATTACTGGTCTGGTACAGGATTACATGTTATATGACCACCCCAAGATTATTCCCAGTGAAGCATGAAGATGTGAAGCGGTGAAACTGGGAGTGAAGCGGTGCTGGATAACCCTGGCTGCACGTTATCCAGCAGCACATCTTGCTGAGTCAGGGGGATCTGCAGAGCATTGCTGCAGGCTTAGAGTGCATAAATAGAGCCAGTGTCTGTCTGTGCTACTCAGAGACCGGCATTGTGAGCTTGTGCACCTTGTTACAATACCAGTCGAATCCAGTTGGAGGGGGGTGGGAGTGGAATGGGCACTTTACAATAGCGGACGGGGGCTTAAAAATGCATGGCTAAGCAAATATGTAGACTGCATTAGCCTGCATGTGTTTAAACTGGTCCCCTAAAATACACCAGATTAGAGGGTGTAGTTAAGACTTTAACCTTGCGTTTTTATTCTCTTTGGGAATGGTCTTGTTTTCATAATGGGGTGGGAAAGGAATGTGGAGATAGGCATGCAAGGCTGCAAGCCTTCGTTCCAAACTGTCGCTGTGTACGTGCTGGGGGGAGGGTCTCAAATGAACCAGGTGTTGACAAGAGCATTAACTTCAAAGATAGTGTGTGATTTACCTCCTGGATTGATCCCGTTCCATTACATTTGAAACGGAGATGCTTCTGCGTTAACCCATTGATTTGCAGGTACCTTCTTTGTACAAACTTTGAGATTCTACAGTAAAACTGTACAGCTGGTGTTAAACTATCATCAGTTTAAATCCCAGGTGTCTTTAAACTAGTAAGTGCTGGAAGTTTGCTGAAGAACGCATTGGTTTAAACTATTCTCAGCTTAGTTTGTCATTGGTTTACCCTTTCTGTGCAAGAGTTTTGAAGCTATGTGCAATGATGCTGTAAATCGGTTTGTCTTGCCTCTGTTTCCTCTACAGGAGTTTGACTAAAGTTTTGTccgaatgttgttgtttttttttttttttttttttttgaagtggtATCACTTGTCTCACCAGCGCCCCCCTCCTGTCTGTTTCAGATCATTGAGAAGAGACCAGGTCACAGCCGTGGCCGTGTGTTCAGGGAGGTGGAGATGCTCTATCAGTGCCAGGGTCACAGGTATGAACCACCCGGGGCTTTAGCACTTCCACTGGGGCTGTGCCGATCAGGAATAGGACTACCAATAGAAGGGTGCATTCACGCTGCTTCGGTTTGGGCAGATTTTTTTTGGAACAGTTTGATTTAGCACTCTGTCCcttacaaacacacatacacatgaaGGAATATTAGTGATAGGCAGATTATCTATGGGGTGAGTACTCGCTGCAATACAGAGCCTCAGGCCATCGCTTGAAATAGCCAGATCCCTGCAGATTTGTTACACAGGCTTATCTGGGCTGCAGTCGGCATTAACCAAAAGCAGATGTCTTGGTTCACAATTTCGAGCAGGGCTGGAGCAAAttgaacctccatccagaccctgaagtagttaatgatgTCGTTTGACCTGTTAAAGCTGGAGTGGAATGACTCTCCAGGACCGGGATGGGACATGCACCCCACCACACCCCCCTGTGTAACGGGAGCGGTGGTGGCACTTTCTCAGTCACTGATGCATtttcttcttcttccagaaaCATCCTGGAACTGGTAGAGTTCTTTGAGGAGGAAGACAAGTTCTACCTGGTATTTGAGAAGCTGAGAGGAGGTAAGTTTCTCATTTACAACTTTTTAAACAAGCAGCACTGGCTGTAATCCCATTCTTTCATTGTTTTGATGCTGCAGCAGTTATACCAGGACGGGTATTTCTGTGTAACAGCCTGTTATTGCAGCTGTCAGCGGTCTCCAAGCAGGAGCCTGTTAGAAATGCCATGTGACAAGCATGCATGTGGCTTTGAAGCAATCAACCAGTATGGAGAGCTATGGGATTTGTAGCTGGGTGCTTGTACTGGCTTGAGACGGTCTTAGCTGATTGCTTTCTGTCTGTGTTCCTGCTTCGCTAGGTTCCATCTTGAGTCATATCCACCGGAGACGACACTTCAACGAGAAGGAAGCGAGCGTAGTGGTGCAGGAAATCGCTAGCGCCCTCTACTTCCTTCACAACAAAGGTTTGTAGATTCCATCCGTTTCCTACAGTTAAACCACAGGGCCCTGAATTGTATAGCAGAATGGTACTGCCCATTAAATAATGGGTGTCAGTGCCCATCTTTGGTCTCCCATAAGGATTTGCAGACATTCCTGATTTAAGTGTACTGTATCCACCTTCGCATTCTAGGTCAAAATGTACTGGTATAAAAActcattttaaagactttagtgCTTGTTTTAAGTATCCCGTTTGGGGTGTTCTTTGTCGCATGATTTGCCTGCAGTTAAGCCTGCCTCTCTACCCTACTGCATTCTTAGATTCACGTGTTCTTTGAGTCAGCCTAGAAGCATCTCAAGCTCTTTGCTGCTGTACCTCCCCCATCTATTTATAAAGCTGGGTCAGGGCTGTCATCTGAGCAGAGTGCACTGCTTCAAGGGTTAAGGGACAGTGATCCCTTTTCAGAGCTGAGTAATACAGCAGctttaaatatatttgaactaCTCCCATAGTgctgattttaaatatatataatcagtatgcatttaaaatatttgcatatatatTTCACAGGAATGGCCCACAGAGACTTAAAGCCAGAAAACATACTGTGTGAACATAAGGACAGGGTGAGTATTTTTAAATTTGCAGGATAATTTTGTTTTGCGATTCAATATACACAGAACAGTGCGGAACTGTATAAGACGTGACAAGTGAAACACAAGTGTGACATTGCAGTAGGATCTCGAGGTTGGTCACACATGATTTTAAATTGCTTATTTCATGACGGAACTGGCTGGGTGGGGATTCGGTAAGACTTTATTGCTCCTGGGTTTCTTGTCCTGTGGTTTTCTCTCTGTTTGTTGGGTGAAATTCTAAAAAGCTTGCAGTTTTTAAGAAATGAATGTGTGCTTCTtttcagatctcccctgttaAAATCTGTGATTTTGACCTTGGCAGTGGAATCAAGCTGAACAGCGATCGCTCCCCCATCTCCACCCCTGAGCTGCTCACACCGGTAAGCAAGGGGCTCCATGCATCTTTAAAGAGGGGTAAAGGAAGATCTCTCGTGGGTTCTGAAGAATTAGACCTGGCTGTGTTGTCAAGTCTGGGTGAATTTGAACTATAGCTGGTTTTGTTTACTGATAATGTTTGTATATAGAGATCTTCCAATACAAGGTTCATTAATGTTGACTAAACAGTTCTTCACATGCAGTCCCTCTGTCGATGATGGTATGCTTGCTACCTGAATAGCCAGGCATTCCCCTTTTATAAACAGTGGTATCTCTGTATCTTATGATTCATGGGTAAGTTTCCAAGCCTGAAAGGTCAAATAATAAACTGGATGAAGTTCAGAGATTTTGCAAatcattttttgtaaaaatgtgcatCTGTAGCTAGTTTTGTACACGGGTGCAACTTTTACAAGTGCAGTGAATCTTAACCTTAAGAGCTGTGCAGATGCAAAGAGCCCCACACAGTGCTCTGCTGTCTCAGTGACTGACTGCAGCAGCAGGTACAGGCTGGCACAGACAAGGGCAGAAACTCAATCCTGGCTCCGTATTCCTGGAGACTCTCGACTATTTCTGTAAACTGTAGTACGGAGTGAATGAATCGGCTCAGGTTGTTTTTTTCCAGAgtggttttggggggggggggggggtggggggcagtggTAATCGGATCACAACACCGCCCTCCCTTTGGGAACGTCGCCACGCTTCCTCATATACCAGGATAGTGTTCCATTCCCAGGAACGGACTTCCAAGAAGCGGTGCCTGTGCGCAGAATGGAAGTACTCCTGTAGGCTGTGCTGGCAAATATATGAATCGcttattcaaataaattgtcCCATAAAAGGATTGGGctaaacagcatttattttagaaattagATTGCTTCATTGATGCACGGAATTAGGAAGTATTTCTGGCTCGATTCATATTTAAATTTCCATTACAGCCACTTTAATTGGaaaggtcaggttttttttttaatatatataagtATTCCCCTGTGCCAAAGCTTTTCTTGAGCTCTCACAATCCTCCCTACTGCCTTGTGTTTGCACTCAGCGCTATTTAGAAAAGGGGTCCGCAGATCTATTCCTGCACTATCTAAGAGTTTAAGTTTGCTGCTTCTTGGTTGCATAACACACCCCTAAACTTCACTGTACAATAATCCTGTTTTATCTGcacccttttgtttctgtttgcgaCATTGCTCTGTAGTCAGGCACAATAATAAGAATCTGCCCGCCCCCACCTAGCAACTGGGCTCTCATTGGCTGTGAAGGGAGGAGGTATAGGAGTGAAGTTAAAGGCTGGGCTAGTTGATCTGTTGTGTGTCAGCCAGTCGGCTGGGGCGGGCGCTCCTTATCTAaactgtttttcttatttttgttccCCAAGCAAGGCTgtagagttaaccctttgtgtgCTGATTTGTGGTGTCAATTGACTTGCTGTGTGTAGGTTTATACTGCTGGAGAGTGTGGGGCATGTCTGGGAAAGTCGTTGTAGAGATTCTGTGTGCTGGTGGATTGCAGTTTCGTTAATTGTCCTTTTCCAGATGTGTCGTCTCTCCTGTTACTGCAGGGTTAGCTACAACGCCAACAGAAATATGAGACGCTGGCACTGAATGGGTGACCCTTGTCATTGCAATAGTAGAATGGGGGTTGGGGGCAGTTTTTATACTTGAGCAGGAAaccatttcttgtttttttttacacagttggCACGCTGGGCTGAATATGTGAGGCTGTGGGTTCAAGCTCCCAGTCTCCGTGCTTTGGTTTGGGTGTAAATAAAGGGTTGTTAATTTAAGGCTGAATTCTAGTGTACAGTAGTTTCGATAGCGCCTGTCTGCCTGAGGGGATTTTGAAGTTTTCTAGGAAGTAAAGTTATCCGAGAGCAGCTTGTTGTGTGTTGGGCTCGGAGTGAGTGGTAATGCAGCTGGGGTTTTGCATTTGCAGCTCTAGGGGAATTCTAATCTCTATCTTATTGGGCAGCAGGTGTGGGAGTGGTTAACGGTGTGTGCAAACTGAAATTCTCTGTAATGCGGTTCAGTCACATGCTGCCGTGTGGTCTGACTCATGTGATCTGGAAACTCCCACACATGGCTGGTTCAGTTTAGCAGCAAAACTAGTGCATCAGCTAATTTCCAGTTCTTTTCAGGCTGGTGCAGGAGAATGTTATAGGCAGAATGATGCAAGGAGTCTTTAATGTTGCAGTAAAGTATTGGACCTAGCTGGCTTTGCACTAAGTTTGGTCCTCCTAAAATTTGAAATTCTTAGCTTTTAAAACATGTGATTTTTAAAAGTACAATTTTGAACTGGTGCAGACTAATGCTTGACAACTCATTCCCTGTAAAAAGAAGCTACAGTATACAGCAAATCTCCCTTAGCGTTGAGTTGAGGAATATCTCTGTGTAAATGAGTTTGGTATGGGTTGTGTTTGTCAGCCTCTCCTCCCCTCCGCTGCCCTCTCAACATGTTTCAGGCATCGCAAAGCTGGTTTATTTTTCAAACCCAGCAGCAGTTTTGTTTGCAACACAAGACCTAGACCTGAAACTTGATCACCTTTCTGATAAGAGAATGTGCAACAGGAGCCTTTCTGTGTTTACATAGAGAaagcaccctctctctctctctctctctcacacacacacacagtggaaacGTCTTGTATTTAATTGTGCGTGGGCAGTAAGCTTTTGTTAAGGCATTTGCTACAGTATGTTTTCGAACACttcctttttatatttgtaaCTGGACGGCCTGTGAtgttttctatttttgtattCTTAACTTTGAACAAAAGGCACAGTAAACATGGCGCATCGTCACGATTAACAATCACAGGAAATCATTTTAAAGGCTGTTTAATCATCCATAACCTTCACACAAGCATGTGCTGCAAGAGATTCGGATAACAAAAACCATTCAACCACCGCTCTTTCTTGCAAATAAAAAAGGACGGACCGTAGATTTATCACACCCGAAGTTCAGTGTTTAATCAAGAGAGTTCTGCCTTCGTAAATCCGCACTCCCAGAGAGGGTGCAGGCAGCAGACTCCACACTGAGAGCATTGTCTCTGATAATCCTGGAGCCAGAGAATTCGACACCGTGAACTCTGAGTCTGACAGTATTATCGCAGCTGCTGTGGGGTCTGGTTGACATGCAGCTGGTCACAAGAAACAATAGAGTCCGGATCCCTGTTGTCTGACTTGCAGGGCTTGTGTGCAAGGATAATCCAACTCTGCCAGTACAGGTCTTTGATCCAAACATATTCTTATTTATTACGTTGAACCAACAACTGTGAACCTATAGTAAAATGGAGTTTTTCCTGTGTACTAACTTTTCttgttccttgtgtaccttaaaggGTAAAGCAAACCTCTGTGCATTGTACCCGGTAACCTTTTGACCCAACTCCTCAGTCTTGCATCATGATCTACTGAACTCTTGACAAGATTTAAGACTCATTAGATGGTCCAGTAATCTGTGTTTTTCCACAAGTTACTGAAAGGCACCGTTGGGTGATCTTTATATAACGAGGGCCGGGTTTATTTTCGGTCTTAGGAGTAGCCAATCCTCTGTGGAGGCACTGGCAGGCATTCGACCGACTTTCAGCCTGCTTGCATAATTGAACTTTGAACCCCCCCGAGTTCTAGGAAAGTTTGTGCAACGCAGTGAAGGACGAAACATGCCAGAGGCCTTTTAATTACACAGCAATACCTTTCTGTGTCGAAGAACAAAGGCATGGTACCATGTGCTTGTGGCTGAGCTGTCTCTGCAACAATGTCTTcgctgtttattttgaaatgtgagaatcgtgtgtgtgtgtttcccgcAGTGCGGCTCTGCGGAGTACATGGCTCCCGAAGTGGTGGAGGCGTTCAATGAAGAGGCCACCATCTACGACAAGCGCTGTGACCTGTGGAGTCTGGGCGTGATCCTCTACATCATGCTGAGCGGGTACCCCCCCTTCGTGGGTCACTGCGGGGGAGACTGTGGCTGGGACAGGGGGGAGCCCTGCCACAACTGCCAGGTGAGACCCCATCAAAACTTATTCATGTCAAACATTTCATCCATCGCTAGACAACATGCGGTACTGCTAAACTTAGACATGCCAGTGTAATCTAGTGTCTCCACTGAAAGCTGTATttggttgaaatgtttgtcattgatatTTAAGTTTCTAAAGTATTACTAAATGTAAAAAGCCTTGCTATTGGTAGGTTTGCAACGATGCAGCATTAAAATCTCTGTACAAGGGTCATCAGTGTGTCTcaattttaatatgctttgctgATGATGGTGGCTCTGGTTTGTGAGATGGCTGGATTGTAACTGAACTCCTCTCTCTGCAGAACATGCTGTTCGAGAGCATTCAGGAAGGGAAGTACGAGTTCCCCGAGAAGGACTGGGCTCACATTTCATTCAGTGCCAAAGACCTCATCTCCAAGCTGCTGGTTCGGGACGCCAAGAAGAGGCTGAGTGCTGCCCAAGTGCTGCAACATCCCTGGGTACAGGGGGTAGGTGGCTGCCTCTTACTGCAAAGAATAACACGGAGAAATCCATGTGCTGCTTCAGATCCTGGGTTTATCCATGTGTTTGTAGAATAATGTCGCTAGATCATCTTGTACATGTCTaatcatttgtgttttatttctctctAGTGTGCTCCAAATACTCTACCAACTCCAATACTACTTCAGAGGTAAGCAAAGCTGTCACTAATTATAACTTCATAAAAGCTAGACAAAACTGTACAATCAAGATATTTATTGACTGAGAGAACTCCTGAAAGGGGAAACGTTCAGGAATTGGGTGAAAACCTGTTGCTTTAACAGAGCTCCACATTTATGACACCCTAATATAGTCATGAATACACTGAAGCGAAGCAAGGCATTACATAACTGATCAGTTACAAGAAACGGCCCACTGAAAGGGTTTGGCCCCCTACAATAATGTTCCCTTCTCTGCATGGTTTCTGCAGGAACAGCAGTGCCAAGGACCTGACGTTTTTCACGGCCGAGGCGATGGCTGTGAACCGCCAGCTCGCCCAGcaccaggaggaggaggagcagcctATCCTCATCACAGCTACCTCATGCTCCATGcgcctctcccctccctcccagtccaaGCTAGCCAagaagagacagagagccagCCTGCTGAAAAGGGGGCCGGTGTCTGCCACAGAACTGCACCAGCTGTTGGCCCCGCTGGTCATCGTGGGGGACTGCGTGTGACACCCGCTGCTCTCAAGACCCGCCCCTAACCTCTCCTCCTTCCTCCTGGTTTTTTTCCAGCAGTTTTTCAGTACACAAGTACAGCTGAATCAAACGTGGCTGATTTTTGCAATGGCTTGGGCAAAAGGGGAATGTTCTAGCAAGGTTCTTGGACTTTTACACCAAAGGACTACTCTTGCACTGCTTAAGTATTACAACTGGATTCACTGTGAATTACGTTGagaagcattttatttaaaatcgaCAGAAAAAAGCCAGGATACCCCGTGTGTGTACACTTCTGATTAGGCAGCGATTGCCATAGAAGGCTTTCTGTTGAAGGAAATGCCCTGTTTATAATCCGTGCTGAAAGAATGTGCTGCAGAACCTGCCCGCCGCTGAGCAGCGAGGGAACCCGGGCTGTTGTGTTAAAGAAACGTCCTACTGATTGGACTGAAGAATGAAAATCCTCTGCAGAAAGGATGAACTGtgcatgctttttaaaaacaagaaaaatctgTTCGGGCCAACCTTTTTACTTAAGCAAaataagtattattttttttttccccactttttttcagtaaaactgcaattatttttattgtgatcAGATTTTTTTCGAATTCTAAAATCAACATTTCATGCTTCCGTTCCTTGGTGCTTTGTACAGTGCAGAGATTTTTCAGTTGTTAGGTTGACTTATCCCTCCCCAGCATATTCTGTACAGAATTGCTGTATGAAAGCAGTAACTAATTACAAATCAAACAGCTTCGAATGTCCCAgtggtacattttaaaacagctcagGTTTGACGGCAATGCATTCTTTTATtagcacacaaaaaaatatatactcatGATGGGAATCTGTGTTCTGGTCCGTTTAAGATACAGTTCTATCTGCAGCTCGCTGTCATGTGCAATCTCATTGCAGCAGCGTGGTGTATAATGTGTGCATCTGTCTGTAATTCATAGCAGCGGCACTATTTGCAGCCCAACAGCTCCACCTACTGGATCTAAAAAGCGTTgcggcacaaaaaaaaaaaagcaatcaagCAATTGGAGTTCTACCAGCATTCCAGTGGTAGATTCCTTTCTGGTCACGTGATACTTTTTTAAATCAGTCATGATAAGCTGCAGAACCTCAAGCAAgactgattttaaaatgtgtttttctctttGAGAAACCATTGGACAGTCTCTTTATAACACCCATTTAAAACAAACCCCTCCACCTCTCAGGATCTGTGCCACAACAACCTTGTGGGATAACGGGCGTGTGATTATTTTAAGGGGGTTTTGGGTGTCCACTACAAAGATAGCTGGTGTTCAGGTTGCTTTAGTCTGCTACCTGTTAAGGCCACCTTAAATTGGCCTAAGGCCTTAATTCAAGTTTATAGCACCGCTatagtaaaattaaaaatacatctaTCAgggtgtgaagaattctgtttcATTTAGGCCTGAGTGGTGCTAATCTTGGATGTTTTTTTAAGTCATATAAAGGCTTTATCTGGTTGAGAGGGTTAAATACTGAATAACAGTTTCTATTTGAAGCTTAAGAACAGTCTGTGGGGTgttgaaagtgtgtgtgtgtgtgtagcattcCAAAAAAGATGCGTCTTCCAAGACAGTGTAGTCGGTGAAAATGAATGgagattttttctttatttttttgaatgtgttcttttgtttttatatgtggATAACTCCATAAGTCAGATATTCAAAACGTGCCACacgttgttttattttagttttgttttatttagttgtttttcttttaaagcagGTATAATTGTACAGGGTGTATttctttgatgttttattttgtctttgaaagctgtttttgggggggagggggggtaaatGAGAAACaaggaaatacatattttaacattcGAATATTTTGAATAAGAATCTGAAAAGGCAACAGCTGAAAGTAATGCTTTTATTTTAGATGGAAAGGTTTGGGCAAAGCAAATGTGAGGTATAGAAACCCCTTTTCCCTGGGAAATTTAAAATTGCCTATCA
Coding sequences within:
- the LOC117428888 gene encoding MAP kinase-interacting serine/threonine-protein kinase 2-like; its protein translation is MVQNKITEISGFHRSFKGQNPFQTDCSKTGSRHLESAFNFDCPTRRDLPASQPIDIPDAKKRNKKKKRCRATDSFSGRFEDVYILQEEVLGEGACARVQTCINVITNKEYAVKIIEKRPGHSRGRVFREVEMLYQCQGHRNILELVEFFEEEDKFYLVFEKLRGGSILSHIHRRRHFNEKEASVVVQEIASALYFLHNKGMAHRDLKPENILCEHKDRISPVKICDFDLGSGIKLNSDRSPISTPELLTPCGSAEYMAPEVVEAFNEEATIYDKRCDLWSLGVILYIMLSGYPPFVGHCGGDCGWDRGEPCHNCQNMLFESIQEGKYEFPEKDWAHISFSAKDLISKLLVRDAKKRLSAAQVLQHPWVQGCAPNTLPTPILLQRNSSAKDLTFFTAEAMAVNRQLAQHQEEEEQPILITATSCSMRLSPPSQSKLAKKRQRASLLKRGPVSATELHQLLAPLVIVGDCV